One Nocardioides dongkuii genomic window, CGATGTCGATCACGACGCCGTTGCCGATCACGGGGACGACGTTCGGGCTGAGGATGCCGCTGGGGAGCAGGTGCAGGGCGTACTTCTCGCGCTGCCCGTCCGGGGTGTCGATGACGACGGTGTGACCGGCGTTGTTGCCGCCGTTGAACTTCACCACGTGGTCGACACGGCTCCCGAGGAGGTCGGTCGCCTTGCCCTTCCCCTCGTCGCCCCACTGGGCACCGATGATCGCGATCGCAGGCATTCCTGCTCCCTCTCGGCAGAGAACTCGACCCATGGAACTGGGCACATGAAAAGGAGCCCCGGCGCAAGTGCACCGGAGCTCTTGCGCAGTCACGTTACCAAAGACGACCGGGCGTCCCCACGTCGTCGGGATAGGGTCCGCCGCGTGGACCCGCTCCTCGTGATCAGGAACAGCGACGCCGGCCCCGACGACGAGGAGACCCTCGACCGGGCGCTGGCGGTGCTGCGCGAGCGCACCTCCGTCGAGGTCGCGGCCACCGCCAACCCCGGTGAGCTCGACGGCGCCCTCACCCGGGCCGGGTCCCGCCGGATCGTGGTCGCCGGCGGCGACGGCAGCCTGCACGCGGTGATCGCGGCGCTCTACCGCCGCCACGACCTGCACGGCTCCGTGCTCGGGGTGCTGCCGCTCGGCACCGGCAACGACTTCGCCCGCGGCAACGGGCTCCCCCTCGACGTCGAGGAGGCCGCCCGCGTCGTGCTGGACGGCAGGGTCTCCCCGATGGACCTCATCGTCGACGAGCTCGGCGAGGTCGTCGTCAACAGCGTGCACATCGGCGCCGGCGCGCAGGCCAGCCGGCTCGGCGGCCGCTGGAAGGACCGCCTGCACTCGGTCGGCGTCGGCTCCCTCAACCTCGGCAAGCTCGGCTACCCCATCGGCGCCCTGCTGGCGGCGTTCAAGCCGCCGTTCGTGCGGGTCCGGGTCGAGGTCGACGGGCAGGTGGTCTCCGACTTCGACCACCCGGTGCTGATGGTCGCGGTCGGCAACGGGTCGCACGTCGGCGGCGGCACCGAGCTGGTCCCGCACGCCGACGCGCGCGACGGGAAGATCGACGTGATGGTCTCGATGGCCATCGGCCCGCTGGCGCGGTTCGGGTACGTCGCGGGGCTGCTCCGCGGCACGCACCCGGAGCGCGACGACGTCGCGTACCTGCGCGGGTCGACGGTGTCGGTCAGCGGCGAGGAGTTCTGGTGCAGCGCCGACGGCGAGGTCTTCGGACCCGAGCGCACCCGCACCTGGCACGTCGAGCCCGCGGCGTACTCGATGCTGCTGCCGGCCGGGCCGCGCGACGCCTGACCCGCTCAGATCCAGCCGCGGCGGGCCGCCTCGACGCCCGCCTGGAACCGGCTCTCCGCGCCCAGCTCCGCGAGCAGGTCGGCGACCCGCCGGCGCACCGTCCGCAGGCTGACGCCGAGCCGCCGGGCGATCTGCTCGTCCTGCGCCCCGGAGGCGAGCTGCTCGAGCAGGAACCGGCGTACGTCGGGCCGCGCGTCGCCGCCGTCGAGCCCGGTCACCGGGGCCGCGCGCTCCCAGAGCGCCTCGAACCAGAGCGTCAGCGCCTGGACCACGCCGCGCTGCCGGATGAGCGCGCGGGGGGTCTCGACGTACCCCAGCGGCTCGGGGAGCAGGGCGTGCGTGGCGCCGATGACCAGCATCCGGGTGGGCAGCTCCGGCAGGACCCGGACCTCCTCCCCGACCGCGGCCCGGTGCGCCAGGATCTCGGGGACCTCGGTCACCGCGCGCACCGGGTAGATGGCCCGGGAACGGCGACCCTCGGCGACGGCGGCGCCGACCATGGCGGCCATCGCCTCCTCGCGCTGCTTGCGGAACTGGTCGGGGCGCAGCCAGAGCAGGTCCCCGCGGCTGGCCGGCACGAGGGCCTGCACCAGGGCGCCCACGTCGCCTCCCGCGCTCAGCTCGCCGTCCAGCGGGACGACCTCGGAGCCCGGGTCCGCGTGCGGGTTCCGCGAGGCGGTGAGGAACGGGATCGCGGTGGCGACCGCGGCGAGCTGGCTGTGCGCCCGGGCCGCCGACGCCGCCGTCTCGCTCAGCATCGCGCCGACCGCCTCGACCGGGCCGACCAGGTGCAGCCGGGTCCCGTCGATGCTCGCGATGCGGTGCTCGAGCAACGGCCGGAGCCGCCGCTCCAGCTCCTCCGGCGTGACCCCGAGCGACTGGGCGACCGACACCAGCTCCCGCCCGGACTGCGTCAGCACCTGGTCGTACAGCACCTGGACCGATCGCGGGAACCCCAGGGCGGTCATCAGCGAGGACGGTGCACCACGGGCCATGCCCGCAACGTACGGCTCCCGCACCCCCTTTCTCCACAGGCGCTCTAGTAGCGTGGCCGGTCGGACCAGCAGGACCCCCGAGCGAGCACGAGCAGAGCAGGAGCGCAGGCACCGATGGCACGAGGCAGCAACCAGGGCGAGCCCACCGACTGGGTGACCCGCGCGGCCGACGACGCCATCCGGCACGCGCGGCAGACCGGTCCCGAGGACCGGTTGATCACCTGCGCGTCCGGCGCCAGCCCGTCGGGCCCGATCCACCTGGGCAACCTGCGCGAGTTCCTCACCGTGCACTTCGTCGCCGAGGAGATCCGCCGCCGCGGCCACGCGGTCCGCCACCTGCACAGCTGGGACGACTTCGACCGGTTCCGCAAGGTGCCCGCGGGCGTCGACCCCTCCTGGTCCGAGCACATCGGCCGGCCGCTGTCCGCCGTCCCCGACCCCTGGGACTGCCACCCGTCCTGGGCCGAGCACTTCAAGGAGCCGCTGCAGCACGCGCTCCGCGAGCTCGGCGTCGAGATGGAGGAGGTCTCCCAGACCGAGCGCTACCGGGCGGGCGCCTACACCGAGCAGGTGCTGCACGCGATCCGGCACCGCGACGACATCGAGCGGGTGCTCGCCCAGCACCGCACCAAGAAGGTCGAGCCGGTCGCCGAGTCCGAGGAGGAGGCCGCGGCGCTCGCCGACTCGGTCGCCGACGCCGAGGACGAGGTGACGGCGGGCGGCTCCGGCGACCTCGCCCGGTTCCCGTACAAGCCCTACTGCCGCCAGTGCGGCCGCGACACCGTCGAGGTCACGGCGTACGACGACGACTCGACCGACCTCGCCTACACCTGCTCGTCCTGCGGGTACGCCGGCAGCACCAACGTCGCGACCGAGCACGAGGGCAAGCTGGTCTGGAAGGTCGACTGGCCGATGCGCTGGATGGTCGAGGGCGTCGACTTCGAGCCCGCCGGCCTGGACCACATGACCCCCGGGTCGTCGTACACGGTCGGCAAGGACGTCGTGAAGCGGGTCTTCGACTTCCGCGCGCCCTCGTCGGCGACGTACGCGTTCGTCGGCGTGGCCGGCATGCAGAAGATGTCCTCCTCCCGCGGCGGCGTCCCGACCGCGGCCGACGCGCTGCAGGTGCTCGAGGCGCCGATCCTGCGCTGGCTCTACGTGCGCCGCCAGCCCAAGCAGGCCTTCAACGTCGACTTCGGCGCCGAGGTCGTGCGCCTGTACGACGAGTGGGACGCGCTCGCCCGCAAGGCCGCGAACCCCGACAAGCGCGACGCGCAGGTGCTCGCCTTCGAGCGCGCGTCCGCGACCGCGGCCGCGGGCAGGCTGCCGACGCCGAAGGTCGTCGTCCCGTTCCGCCAGCTCTCGTCGGTCGCCGACGTGACCGCGGGGAGCGCCGAGCTGGTCAGCCGGATCGTCGGCGAGGTCGGGTACGCCCACGACTCGGTCGACGACCTCCAGCCGCGGCTGGGCCGGGCGATGACCTGGACCGCTGACTACGTGCCGGAGTCCGAGCGCACCACGGTGCGGGCGACGCCCGACGAGGACCGGCTCGCCGCCCTCGACGAGGACGAGGAGCTCTGGCTGGCCCAGCTCCTCGACCGGCTCCCCGACGAGCCGGACGCCGACGAGCTCACGACCCTGATCTACGGCGTCCCCAAGCTCGGCCGCGGGCTGGGCCTCGACGACCCGCCGACCGACGAGGTCAAGGCCGACCAGAAGCGCTTCTTCCGGCTGCTCTACCAGCTGCTCGTCTCCGCCGAGCGCGGCCCGCGCCTGCCCACGCTGTTCCTCGCGCTCGGCTCGGAGAAGGTCCGCTCGCTGCTCCGCCCGCCGGCGGGGTGAGTCCTGGCAGGAGGCCGAGCGCGGAGGTCGGGGTCGACGCTCCGTTGACGTAGCCGAACGTACCTATCGCGTCCGGACCGTCGACGTGCCCGGGGGCGAGCCGTGGACGGAGCGGACGGCTGCCGGCGGGCTGCGCCGCGCATGTAACGCGGTGTTTGCTGCACTCCTGCGGTGCTGCGGCACCGCGCAAGAGTGGTGGACACCGCGTTACAGCTGGCGGTGGTGACCTCCTCGGCCAGCTGGTGTCGCCAGATCCGGTCGTCAGGCTGCGCGCGGACCTGGCAGGGACACACCGGCGCTCACACCAGGTACGCCGCGGGCAGGCCGACCAGCGTCACCAGCGCGGTCGCGCCCGCGGCCAGCCCCAGCAGCGGCCGGGCGGTGCGCCGCAGCACCCGCACGTCGACCGAGCAGCCGAGCGCGAACATCGCCGTGGCCAGCGCCGCGGACTGCACGACCGAGGCGGCCTCCAGCGCCACGGGCGGTACGACGGACGCGCTGCGGGCCGCGGCGAGCACCGCGAAGGCGACCACGAACGCCGGCACGAGCGGCGGACGCGTCCCGGGGCCGGTCGCGCGGGTCCGCCAGGACACCACGGCGAGCACCGGCGCGAGCAGCAGCACCCGCGCCAGCTTGACCACGACCGCCACCTGGAGCGCGGCGCCGCCGAGCAGCCCCCCGGCGACCACGACCTGACCGACCTCGTGGACCGACGCGCCGGCCCAGGCGCCGGCGCCGACCGGGTCGAGACCGAGCAGCAGGGCCGCGGCCGGGAGCCCCAGCATCGCCGCGCTGCCGAAGACCACCACCAGGGAGACCGCGGCGGCGACGTCCTCGTCCCGCGAGCGGCGTACGCCGTCCACCGCGGCGACCGCGGCCGCGCCGCAGATCGAGAACCCGCACGCGACCAGCAGCGCCTGCTCACGGTCCACCCCGAGCAGGCGGGCCAGCGCGAGGGTGCCGAGGATGCCGAGCCCGACGACCCCGGCCGCGACCGCCAGCACCGGCCAGCCGAGCGCGGTCACGTCGTCGAGCGCGAGCTGCAGCCCGAGCAGCGCGACCCCGACGCGCAGCACCTGCCGCGAGGCGACCCGCAGGCCGGGACGCAGCGACGCGCCCGGCAGCCCCGCGGCGCCGACGGCCAGCCCGGCGACGACCGCGACGAGCGTCGCCCCGAGCAGCGGCACCCGGGCGTGCACCAGCACCGCCGCCGCCCCGCCGGCGGCGGCGAGCAGCAGCCCGGGCAGCGCGGGCAGGACACGGGAGGGCACCTTCCCAGGCTCCCCCGCCCGCGCCCGTCGCGGTAGCCGTCAGTCGAGCCTCAGCCCATGCGCTGTTGATATGAGCGAAGTGCAGGGCATATCGTCAACGCATGACCTCCCGACCCGATCTCACCGCGCTCGACCTGCTCGTCCGGGTCGCGGAGACCGGGTCGCTGGGCGCCGCCGCCCGAGGGGTCGGCATGGCCCAGCCCAACGCCAGCCGCGCCCTCGCCCGGCTCGAGCGCCAGCTCGGCCTCACGCTGCTGGTCCGCACGCCGAGCGGGTCGCGGCTGACCACCGAGGGCGAGGTGGTGGTCGCCTGGGCGCGCGACGCGGTCGCGGCGATGGACCGGGTCGCCCTCGGGGCCCGCTCGCTGGCCGCCGCGCGGGCCGCGCACCTGACCGTGGCCGCGAGCCTCACCGTCGCCGAGCACCTCGCGCCCCGGTGGCTGGCGCGGTTCCGGCGGACCCACCCCGACCTGCACGTCAGCCTGGACGTCGGCAACTCCGGCGAGGTGCTCGAGCTGGTGACGAGCGGGACGGTGCCGCTGGGGTTCGTGGAGTCGCCGACGGTGCCGCGCACGGTCGCGTCGACGACGGTCGCCCGCGACACCCTGGTCGTCGTCGTGGGGCCCGGCCACCCGTGGGCCCGCCGGCGTACGCCGGTGCGCGCCGCCGAGCTCGCCGGGGCCGCGCTGGTGCTGCGCGAGACCGGGTCGGGCACCCGGGAGACCCTGGAGCGGGCGCTGACCCGGGCCGGCGTGGCGCTGGACCGCTCCCGCCTCGAGCTGGCCAGCACCGCGGCGCTCAAGGCGACCGCCGCCGAGGGCGAGGCGGCCGCCGTGCTCAGCGAGCTGGCGGTGGCCGGCGAGGTGGCGACCGGTCAGCTGGTGCCGGTGCCGGTCGAGGGCCTGGACCTCACCCGCGCGCTGCGGGCGGTGTGGCTGCCCGAGCGCCGTCCGGACGGGCCCGCCGCCGAGCTCGTCCGGATCGCCAGGGACTAGACCGAGCCGAGCAGCTCGTCGTACGCCGTCGGGCTGGAGTCGCGCAGGAACTCCGAGCAGCGCTCCCACTCGGCGGTCTCCCCGATCGCCTTCGCGGCCTGCGCGAGCAGCGCGAGGCAGGTGAGGAACCCGCGGTTCGGCTCGTGCTCCCACGGCACCGGGCCGTGGCCCTTCCACCCGTTGCGGCGCAGCAGGTCGAGGCTGCGGTGGTAGCCCACGCGCGAGTAGGCGTAGACGGTCACCGGGTCCAGGCCGTCGTCGACGGCCGCCACGGCCAGCGTCGCCCAGGCGAGCGGCGAGTCGGGGTGGCGGCGTACGACGTCGACGGGGTCGACGCCGTCGGTCAGCTCGGCGCTCGCCGGGTCGGCGGGGAGGTGGGTGGGGGGCGGACCGGCCATCAGGTCGACGTGACTCATGACCCCAGTGTCCACGCCGCGCCGCGGCCGGGTCGCCCTACCCCCGCGGCGGCTTCGCGAACAACGGCGGCGCGGGGCAGACCTTGCCCGCCGCGGGCAGCTCTCGGCCGACGAGGTAGCCGGCCATCGTCCGGCGCGCGCAGCGTCCGGTGCCGAGGGCGCCGTGGCCCCAGCCGTCGTAGGTCACCAGCCGCGAGCCGGCGAACAGCCCGTGCACCCGGCGGGCGCCGCTGATCGGCGTCGCCGGGTCGTGGCTGTTGCCCACCACGAGCAGGGGGTACGCCGTGCGGGTGCGCCACGGCCCGCGGTAGGAGTCGGCACCGGAGCCGATGCCCTCGCGGGCGCACAGCGAGGACACCCAGGTCCACAGCGGTCCGAAGCCGGGGGCCTCCCGGTCCGCCCGGGCCGCCGCGCGCACCCAGGCCCGGGGACGATCGGGGTTGCGGCTGTCGCTGCACATCACGGCAGGCGACTGCACCCCGACGCGGCGCCCGGCCGGGGCGGTCCAGGGCCCACCGGCCGCGCGCCGCTCGTGCACCGTCGCGACCCGGCGGTGCAGGTCGAGCAACCGGGTGCTGCGGCGGGCGCCCGCCGGTGCCGAGGCGGCCCGGTCGAGCTCGTCGACGTACTCGAGGATCAGCGGGACGGCCGAGGCGTCGTAGAGCAGGCTGGTGACCAGGGAGATCAGGTCCCGGTCGGAGACCCTCTCGCCCTCGATCCGGATCGGCCGCGCGGCCGCGCGGGCGAGCACCCGCTCCCAGGTCTCCTGCGGGGCGGCGGCGATCGGGCACCGCTGCTCGCCGACCCTCGCGCACTCGGCGAGGGCCGCCATCAGCGCCTCGTGGGAGCCGGCACCGCTGCGGACGCGGGTCGAGAACGGGTCGCGGGAGCCCGGCTCGCCCGTCGACCAGGCCACCGGGTCGAGGACGCCGTCGACGACCATCGCGCGGATCCGGTCGGGGAACATCGCGGCGTACGTCGCGCCGAGGTAGGTGCCGTAGGAGATGCCGAGGTAGCTGATCCGCCGCTCCCGCAGCGCCCGCCGGACCAGCTCCATGTCGCGGGCGTTGTCGGCGGTGCTGGCGTGGTCGGTCAACGGGGTGGCGGCGCGGCGGCAGGCCCGGCGCACCCGGGCGTCGCTGCGCAGCTGGGCGGCGATCTCCTCGGTGGTCCGCGGGTAGGCCGGGAGGGACCGCGGGCGCGGGCCGCGGCAGCTCACCTCACCGCTCCCGCCGGTCCCGCGCGGGTCGATGCCGACGACGTCGAAGCGGGCCTGGACGCGGTCGCCGAGCAGGTGGGCTGCGTACCCCGCGAACTCCGCCGAGGGCCCGCCGGGCCCGCCCGGGTTCACGAACAGGGTGCCGATCCGGGCGCCCGGACGCACGGCCGCCACCCGGGCGAGGTGCAGCCGGGTGCGGGCGCCGTGCGGGCGGTCGTAGTCCAGCGGCACCCAGATGTCGGCGCAGGTGGTCCGCTGCCGGATCCCGGCGGCCCGGCCGCTCTCCCGGCCACTGGCGCTGCCGCTCTCATCGGAGCGGCAACGGCCCCACCGCAGCGCCGGCAGCGGCGCCCGGGCGACCTGCGCCCCGGCGGCCGGCCGGTCCGAGACCGGTCGGCCGGCGGCCGGGGCCGAGGCGGTCACCGGCCCCGACGCGGGCAGCAGGACCAGCAGGACGCCGGCGAGCGCGGCGAAGGACGACAGGGCGCGGAGCCCGGAACGGATCGGCACGCTCCGCACCCTAGGGGCGGAGGAGGGGAATCAGCCGATGGACTTGCCCGCGGAGCTCAGGTGCTCGCACGCCTCGACGACCCGCGCGGCCATGCCGGCCTCGGCGGCCTTGCCCCAGGCGCGGGGGTCGTACTGCTTCTTGTTGCCGACCTCGCCGTCGACCTTGAGCACGCCGTCGTAGTTGCGCAGCATGTGGTCGGCGACCGGGCGGGTGAAGGCGTACTGGGTGTCGGTGTCGACGTTCATCTTCACGACGCCGTAGCCGACCGCCTCGGCGATCTCCTCGGCCGTGGAGCCGGAGCCGCCGTGGAAGACCAGGTGGAAGGGCTTGCTGCCGGCCTCGAGGCCGAACTCGCCGACGACCGCGTCCTGGGCGTCCTTGAGCACGCTCGGGCGGAGCTTGACGTTGCCGGGCTTGTAGACGCCGTGCACGTTGCCGAAGGTCAGCGCGGTCATGTAGTAGCCGCGCTCGCCGTACCCCAGGGCCTTGGCGGTCGCGATGGCGTCGGCGGGGGTGGAGTAGAGCTTGTCGTTGATCTCGTGGGCCACGCCGTCCTCCTCGCCGCCCACGACGCCGACCTCGATCTCGAGGATGATCTTGGCCTGGATGCAGCGCTCGAGGAGGTCCTCGGCGATCACCAGGTTCTCCTCCAGCGGCACCGCGGAGCCGTCCCACATGTGCGACTGGAACAGCGGCGCCTCGCCGCGGGCGACCCGCTCGGCGGAGATCGCGAGCAGCGGCCGGACGAAGCCGTCGAGCTTGTCCTTCGGGCAGTGGTCGGTGTGCAGCGCGATGTTGACGGGGTAGCTCTTCGCGACCTCGGCGGCGTACGCCGCGAACGCGACGGAGCCGGTGACCATGTCCTTGACCGAGGGGCCGGAGAGGTACTCCGCGCCGCCGGTCGAGACCTGGATGATGCCGTCGGAGCCGGCGTCGGCGAAGCCCTTGAGCGCGGCGTTCAGGGTCTGCGAGGACGAGACGTTGATCGCGGGGAACGCGTAGGCCGCGCCCTTCGCGGCGTCGAGCATCTCGGCGTACTTCTCAGGGGTCGCGATGGGCATCTGCGGGGCTCCTCGGCGGATCGGCGGGCGTGCCCGTCACCCTAGTCG contains:
- a CDS encoding diacylglycerol/lipid kinase family protein, with amino-acid sequence MDPLLVIRNSDAGPDDEETLDRALAVLRERTSVEVAATANPGELDGALTRAGSRRIVVAGGDGSLHAVIAALYRRHDLHGSVLGVLPLGTGNDFARGNGLPLDVEEAARVVLDGRVSPMDLIVDELGEVVVNSVHIGAGAQASRLGGRWKDRLHSVGVGSLNLGKLGYPIGALLAAFKPPFVRVRVEVDGQVVSDFDHPVLMVAVGNGSHVGGGTELVPHADARDGKIDVMVSMAIGPLARFGYVAGLLRGTHPERDDVAYLRGSTVSVSGEEFWCSADGEVFGPERTRTWHVEPAAYSMLLPAGPRDA
- a CDS encoding helix-turn-helix transcriptional regulator; this encodes MARGAPSSLMTALGFPRSVQVLYDQVLTQSGRELVSVAQSLGVTPEELERRLRPLLEHRIASIDGTRLHLVGPVEAVGAMLSETAASAARAHSQLAAVATAIPFLTASRNPHADPGSEVVPLDGELSAGGDVGALVQALVPASRGDLLWLRPDQFRKQREEAMAAMVGAAVAEGRRSRAIYPVRAVTEVPEILAHRAAVGEEVRVLPELPTRMLVIGATHALLPEPLGYVETPRALIRQRGVVQALTLWFEALWERAAPVTGLDGGDARPDVRRFLLEQLASGAQDEQIARRLGVSLRTVRRRVADLLAELGAESRFQAGVEAARRGWI
- the fbaA gene encoding class II fructose-bisphosphate aldolase; its protein translation is MPIATPEKYAEMLDAAKGAAYAFPAINVSSSQTLNAALKGFADAGSDGIIQVSTGGAEYLSGPSVKDMVTGSVAFAAYAAEVAKSYPVNIALHTDHCPKDKLDGFVRPLLAISAERVARGEAPLFQSHMWDGSAVPLEENLVIAEDLLERCIQAKIILEIEVGVVGGEEDGVAHEINDKLYSTPADAIATAKALGYGERGYYMTALTFGNVHGVYKPGNVKLRPSVLKDAQDAVVGEFGLEAGSKPFHLVFHGGSGSTAEEIAEAVGYGVVKMNVDTDTQYAFTRPVADHMLRNYDGVLKVDGEVGNKKQYDPRAWGKAAEAGMAARVVEACEHLSSAGKSIG
- a CDS encoding alpha/beta hydrolase, giving the protein MPIRSGLRALSSFAALAGVLLVLLPASGPVTASAPAAGRPVSDRPAAGAQVARAPLPALRWGRCRSDESGSASGRESGRAAGIRQRTTCADIWVPLDYDRPHGARTRLHLARVAAVRPGARIGTLFVNPGGPGGPSAEFAGYAAHLLGDRVQARFDVVGIDPRGTGGSGEVSCRGPRPRSLPAYPRTTEEIAAQLRSDARVRRACRRAATPLTDHASTADNARDMELVRRALRERRISYLGISYGTYLGATYAAMFPDRIRAMVVDGVLDPVAWSTGEPGSRDPFSTRVRSGAGSHEALMAALAECARVGEQRCPIAAAPQETWERVLARAAARPIRIEGERVSDRDLISLVTSLLYDASAVPLILEYVDELDRAASAPAGARRSTRLLDLHRRVATVHERRAAGGPWTAPAGRRVGVQSPAVMCSDSRNPDRPRAWVRAAARADREAPGFGPLWTWVSSLCAREGIGSGADSYRGPWRTRTAYPLLVVGNSHDPATPISGARRVHGLFAGSRLVTYDGWGHGALGTGRCARRTMAGYLVGRELPAAGKVCPAPPLFAKPPRG
- the lysS gene encoding lysine--tRNA ligase, whose amino-acid sequence is MARGSNQGEPTDWVTRAADDAIRHARQTGPEDRLITCASGASPSGPIHLGNLREFLTVHFVAEEIRRRGHAVRHLHSWDDFDRFRKVPAGVDPSWSEHIGRPLSAVPDPWDCHPSWAEHFKEPLQHALRELGVEMEEVSQTERYRAGAYTEQVLHAIRHRDDIERVLAQHRTKKVEPVAESEEEAAALADSVADAEDEVTAGGSGDLARFPYKPYCRQCGRDTVEVTAYDDDSTDLAYTCSSCGYAGSTNVATEHEGKLVWKVDWPMRWMVEGVDFEPAGLDHMTPGSSYTVGKDVVKRVFDFRAPSSATYAFVGVAGMQKMSSSRGGVPTAADALQVLEAPILRWLYVRRQPKQAFNVDFGAEVVRLYDEWDALARKAANPDKRDAQVLAFERASATAAAGRLPTPKVVVPFRQLSSVADVTAGSAELVSRIVGEVGYAHDSVDDLQPRLGRAMTWTADYVPESERTTVRATPDEDRLAALDEDEELWLAQLLDRLPDEPDADELTTLIYGVPKLGRGLGLDDPPTDEVKADQKRFFRLLYQLLVSAERGPRLPTLFLALGSEKVRSLLRPPAG
- a CDS encoding DUF3151 domain-containing protein, translated to MSHVDLMAGPPPTHLPADPASAELTDGVDPVDVVRRHPDSPLAWATLAVAAVDDGLDPVTVYAYSRVGYHRSLDLLRRNGWKGHGPVPWEHEPNRGFLTCLALLAQAAKAIGETAEWERCSEFLRDSSPTAYDELLGSV
- a CDS encoding YeiH family protein, with the protein product MPSRVLPALPGLLLAAAGGAAAVLVHARVPLLGATLVAVVAGLAVGAAGLPGASLRPGLRVASRQVLRVGVALLGLQLALDDVTALGWPVLAVAAGVVGLGILGTLALARLLGVDREQALLVACGFSICGAAAVAAVDGVRRSRDEDVAAAVSLVVVFGSAAMLGLPAAALLLGLDPVGAGAWAGASVHEVGQVVVAGGLLGGAALQVAVVVKLARVLLLAPVLAVVSWRTRATGPGTRPPLVPAFVVAFAVLAAARSASVVPPVALEAASVVQSAALATAMFALGCSVDVRVLRRTARPLLGLAAGATALVTLVGLPAAYLV
- a CDS encoding LysR family transcriptional regulator — protein: MTSRPDLTALDLLVRVAETGSLGAAARGVGMAQPNASRALARLERQLGLTLLVRTPSGSRLTTEGEVVVAWARDAVAAMDRVALGARSLAAARAAHLTVAASLTVAEHLAPRWLARFRRTHPDLHVSLDVGNSGEVLELVTSGTVPLGFVESPTVPRTVASTTVARDTLVVVVGPGHPWARRRTPVRAAELAGAALVLRETGSGTRETLERALTRAGVALDRSRLELASTAALKATAAEGEAAAVLSELAVAGEVATGQLVPVPVEGLDLTRALRAVWLPERRPDGPAAELVRIARD